One Ancylobacter novellus DSM 506 genomic window, GAAGATCAGCGTCAGGCCGAGCGTCTTCAATTCCCAGCTCGACCGGTTGGGCTCGACAAAGGGCAGGTCGAGGAAGATCGCCATCACCGCGTCGGTCGATTGCAGGATGGCGAGCGAAGCGCCGATGGCGAGCAGGGAGGTGGAGGCGAAGAAGGCCGTGCCGTTCTGCAGTGCAGCGACGATCTGGGCATCCACGATGCGGTTCTCGCGCGCCAGCATGCGCTGCATCCACTCGTGGCGGTACTTGTCCATGCGTCGGTTGAGAGTGCGTCCCTCCGCCCAGCCGCCTTCCATCAACAGATGATAGGCGACCCAGGCGGCGACGAAGGCGGCGAAGGCCGTGGCATCGACATAAGTGAAGCCGAGCATGATCTTAGGCAAATTCCCTCATTTTTTGCTTTGACGCACTAGGTGAACCGAAAGCTGCTGCCTTGGAAGCGGCTCGCGAGAGCCAGGAGCATGACTGCGCATTGCCGACGCTGCGTCATGCGTCTGGATCGGGGCTGATTTGCAGTGAATGATCACCATTTCGCGATTGCGAAGTCGATAACGTTTTATTAAATATCAGTCAGACCGCTCGCATGGCGCGAATCATCGGCGCACGCGACGCGGCAGTGAGATGTTCCGAGGATTACCATGAATTCGGTTCCCGAGCGCTCCTGTTGGGGAGTCGCGCGTTGGGCTGTTGCCGCCTTCCTGGCCGGCGTCGCCCTGGTCTATCTGTTCGGCGGTTTTCAGGCGGCTCAGATCGTCGCCAGTTGACGGCAGCTGCGCCTGGCGGTGGTCGGAAAGACCGCCCCGCACATTCCATGACGGCTCGGCCCGCAAGGCCGGGCCGTTTCCATTTTCGGCCTCGGGATCGGCCCGATTGCGATCACCCGGATTAATGGTCGCCATCACGCGCATGCGTTTGCGCGCCGGCCGCTTCTGGCGGAATCTTGGCGTCCATCCACGGGGAGACGCACGATGGCGCTGAAGCTCATCATCGGCAACAAGAACTACTCGTCATGGTCGCTGCGTCCATGGCTCGCGATGACCGCGCTCGGCATCCCCTTCGAGGAGATCCTGGTGCCGCTCGACGCGCCGGACTTCAAGGACCGTGTCCGCGCGCATTCGCCCGCCGGCAAGGTGCCGGTGCTGATCGACGGCGAGGCGGTGGTGTGGGAATCGATCGCTATATTGGAGCATCTGGCCGAGCGGTTCCCTGAAAAGAACGTCTGGCCGAGCGAGCCGGTGGCCCGCGCCCATGCCCGTTCGCTGGCGACCGAGATGCATGGTGGCTTCGGTGCGCTGCGCAGCGTGGCACCCATG contains:
- a CDS encoding DUF599 domain-containing protein; protein product: MLGFTYVDATAFAAFVAAWVAYHLLMEGGWAEGRTLNRRMDKYRHEWMQRMLARENRIVDAQIVAALQNGTAFFASTSLLAIGASLAILQSTDAVMAIFLDLPFVEPNRSSWELKTLGLTLIFANAFFKFAWAYRLFNYTTILLGSTPPPDEATTPRAQAHAVKLARMATLAGRHFNRGQRAFFFAIAYLGWYINGWALMAATLAIFFVMTNRQVGSDSRWLLDDE
- a CDS encoding glutathione S-transferase family protein → MALKLIIGNKNYSSWSLRPWLAMTALGIPFEEILVPLDAPDFKDRVRAHSPAGKVPVLIDGEAVVWESIAILEHLAERFPEKNVWPSEPVARAHARSLATEMHGGFGALRSVAPMNLWRPVEPRTLPEAALKDVRVLVRRWGEARRRFGEGGDFLFGAFSGADAMYAPVATRIRTYAIEVDEVAAAYVEAIHAHPAFVAWKEEGLKETGVLPEDEVDWPTVKRV